A stretch of Helicobacter pylori oki112 DNA encodes these proteins:
- a CDS encoding restriction endonuclease subunit S, giving the protein MHKIERLLQTLAPKGVEFKTLEEVFEIKNGYTPSKNNPEFWEKGTIPWFRMEDIRENGRILKDSIQHITPKALKGKKLFPKNSIMISTTATIGEHALLIVDSLANQRFTFLSKKANCDLALDMKFFFYQCFLLGEWCKKNTNVSGFASVDMTAFKKYKFPIPPLEIQQEIVKILDQFSILTTDLLAGIPAEIEARKKQYEYYREKLLTFKPLPNKA; this is encoded by the coding sequence ATGCATAAAATAGAGCGCTTACTCCAAACTTTAGCGCCTAAGGGGGTGGAGTTTAAAACGCTTGAAGAGGTTTTTGAAATTAAAAATGGTTACACCCCATCAAAAAACAATCCTGAATTTTGGGAAAAAGGGACTATCCCTTGGTTTAGAATGGAAGACATTAGAGAAAATGGGAGGATTTTAAAAGACTCTATCCAACACATTACCCCAAAGGCTTTAAAGGGTAAGAAATTATTCCCTAAAAATTCTATTATGATTTCTACAACAGCAACCATAGGCGAACATGCCCTTTTAATCGTTGATTCGTTAGCGAATCAACGATTCACTTTTTTAAGCAAAAAAGCGAATTGTGATCTTGCTTTAGACATGAAATTCTTTTTTTATCAATGTTTTCTTTTGGGGGAATGGTGCAAAAAAAATACTAATGTTTCAGGTTTTGCTTCTGTGGATATGACCGCTTTTAAAAAATATAAGTTCCCCATCCCACCCCTAGAAATCCAACAAGAGATTGTTAAGATTTTAGATCAATTTTCAATCCTAACCACCGATTTATTAGCCGGTATCCCAGCTGAAATAGAAGCCAGGAAAAAGCAATACGAATATTACAGAGAAAAACTATTAACCTTCAAACCACTCCCAAACAAGGCATAA
- a CDS encoding HsdR family type I site-specific deoxyribonuclease — MIYEIIAESNESTVMAEYHSDNEKKSAYESEAELERAFIKLLQKQGYEFKKIYKEEELKDNLKEQLEKLNDHSFTPKEWDILYSQFIANKNDDYKAKTRKIQEDPIFNLTLENGKTKNIKIIDKKNIHKNALQVIHQYSAKGKYENRYDVSILVNGLPLVHVELKRRGVAIREAFNQIKRYKRDSFSAEDGLFDFVQIFVISNGTSSKYYSNTTRIAQLEKNNKADTFEFTNYWADSKNNNIEDLMDFARSFFAKHSLLNVLTRYCVFTSEEVLLVMRPYQIVAAERILEKIKAAQNSKTYGKGQNGGYIWHTTGSGKTLTSFKSAALAKELESISKVLFVVDRKDLDYQTMKEYDKFQKDCANSNTSTKILKEQLEDSNAKIIITTIQKLDKFVKSHLKGHAIFNEEVVMIFDECHRSQLGSMHQVITKAFKKYHLFGFTGTPIFAQNCDKNNPLGTTEQKFGNCLHQYTIIDAIRDKNVLPFRVEYHNTFKAKEGIINNKVRAVDEKNALLDTRRIKEIAKCILERFNQATKNKKFNSILACSNIEALKKYYRAFKEEKHDLKIATIFSYSANEELDALEDENNESVCRLDKSSRDFLEGAIADYNGMFNTSFDTSDQKFQSYYKDLSQKVKDREIDLLMVVNMFLTGFDATRLNTLWVDKNLKYHGLIQAFSRANRILNSVKTHGNIVCFRDLEQDLNDALMLFGNKDAKSIALLRKYEDYLKGYTDNNREYEGYEGLIGRLLREFPLKEPIISESQKKDFIKLFGKILKLENILNSFENFKKDDYINPRDFQDYQSKYLDFYDEMRPEKGRDKEEINDDLIFEIELIKQVEVNIDYILNLIEEFAKEHGVEIQGVKTKIEPIINSSIELRNKKDLIMDFIDKYNKDQEVHAYFQDYIHQKREEEFQNIIEENRLNEEKAYLFMQHAFKGGEISFSGTEFPKIIEEKPSRFDKNSRYQEVKEKVAASLSRFFHRFFDLTSSIFKKNGVKKDEVKKDEINEK, encoded by the coding sequence ATGATTTATGAGATTATCGCAGAAAGCAATGAAAGCACCGTGATGGCTGAGTATCATAGCGATAATGAAAAAAAAAGCGCTTATGAGAGCGAAGCAGAGCTAGAAAGGGCGTTTATTAAGCTTTTACAAAAACAAGGCTATGAATTTAAAAAAATCTACAAAGAAGAAGAATTAAAAGACAATTTAAAAGAGCAGTTAGAAAAGCTTAATGATCATTCTTTCACGCCTAAAGAATGGGACATTCTTTATTCTCAATTCATCGCTAATAAAAACGATGACTATAAGGCTAAAACGAGAAAAATCCAAGAAGATCCGATTTTTAATCTCACGCTAGAGAATGGGAAAACCAAAAACATTAAAATCATTGATAAGAAAAATATCCATAAAAACGCCTTGCAAGTGATCCACCAATACAGCGCTAAAGGGAAATATGAGAACCGCTATGATGTGAGCATTCTTGTGAATGGCTTGCCTTTAGTGCATGTGGAATTGAAAAGAAGAGGCGTGGCGATTAGAGAGGCGTTCAATCAAATCAAGCGCTATAAAAGGGATAGTTTTAGCGCTGAAGACGGGCTTTTTGATTTCGTGCAGATTTTTGTTATCAGTAACGGCACGAGTAGTAAATACTATTCAAACACCACAAGAATAGCCCAGTTGGAAAAAAACAATAAAGCCGATACTTTTGAATTCACGAATTATTGGGCGGACAGCAAGAATAACAATATTGAAGATTTAATGGATTTTGCCCGATCGTTTTTTGCAAAGCATAGCCTTTTGAATGTTTTAACGCGCTATTGCGTTTTCACAAGCGAAGAGGTTTTATTGGTGATGCGGCCTTATCAAATCGTGGCGGCCGAAAGGATTTTAGAAAAAATCAAAGCCGCGCAAAATAGTAAAACTTATGGGAAAGGTCAAAATGGAGGCTATATCTGGCACACGACAGGGAGCGGTAAAACCTTAACGAGCTTTAAAAGCGCGGCGTTGGCTAAAGAATTAGAGAGTATTTCAAAAGTTTTGTTTGTGGTGGATAGAAAGGATTTAGACTATCAAACCATGAAAGAATACGATAAATTCCAAAAAGATTGCGCTAATTCCAACACAAGCACCAAGATTTTAAAAGAACAGCTTGAAGATTCTAACGCTAAAATCATTATCACCACGATCCAAAAATTAGACAAATTCGTTAAATCCCACCTTAAAGGGCATGCGATCTTTAATGAAGAGGTTGTGATGATTTTTGATGAATGCCATAGGAGTCAGTTAGGCTCCATGCACCAAGTTATCACTAAAGCGTTTAAAAAATACCACCTTTTTGGGTTCACAGGCACGCCTATTTTTGCACAAAATTGCGATAAAAACAACCCTTTAGGCACGACAGAGCAGAAATTTGGGAATTGCCTCCACCAATACACCATTATTGATGCGATCAGGGATAAAAATGTTTTGCCTTTTAGAGTGGAATACCACAACACCTTTAAAGCTAAAGAGGGCATTATAAACAATAAGGTTAGAGCGGTTGATGAAAAAAACGCCCTTTTGGATACCAGGAGGATCAAAGAAATCGCTAAATGCATTTTAGAGCGTTTCAATCAAGCCACTAAAAATAAAAAATTCAATTCCATTCTGGCATGCTCTAATATAGAAGCGCTGAAAAAATACTACCGGGCTTTTAAAGAAGAAAAACACGACCTTAAAATCGCTACCATTTTTAGCTATAGCGCTAATGAAGAACTTGATGCGCTAGAAGATGAAAACAATGAAAGCGTTTGCCGGCTAGACAAAAGCTCAAGGGATTTTTTAGAGGGCGCGATTGCGGATTATAATGGAATGTTTAACACTTCTTTTGACACTTCGGATCAAAAATTCCAAAGCTATTATAAGGATCTTTCTCAAAAAGTAAAGGATCGTGAAATCGATCTTTTAATGGTGGTGAACATGTTTTTGACCGGGTTTGACGCTACAAGGCTCAACACCCTTTGGGTGGATAAAAACCTCAAATACCATGGGCTAATTCAGGCTTTTTCACGCGCAAACCGCATTTTAAATAGCGTTAAAACGCATGGGAATATCGTGTGTTTTAGGGATTTAGAGCAGGATTTAAATGACGCTCTCATGCTTTTTGGCAACAAGGACGCTAAATCTATTGCGTTATTAAGGAAATATGAAGATTATTTGAAAGGCTACACGGACAATAATAGAGAATACGAGGGCTATGAGGGTTTGATTGGAAGGCTTTTAAGAGAATTTCCCTTAAAAGAGCCAATCATTTCAGAAAGCCAGAAAAAGGATTTCATTAAGCTTTTTGGCAAGATTTTGAAATTAGAAAATATTTTAAACAGCTTTGAAAATTTTAAAAAAGACGATTACATCAACCCAAGGGATTTTCAAGACTATCAAAGCAAATACCTTGATTTTTACGATGAAATGAGGCCAGAAAAAGGGAGGGATAAAGAAGAGATTAACGACGATTTGATTTTTGAAATTGAACTCATTAAGCAAGTGGAAGTCAATATTGACTATATTTTGAATTTGATTGAAGAGTTCGCTAAAGAGCATGGGGTGGAAATTCAAGGCGTTAAAACCAAAATAGAGCCAATCATCAACTCCAGCATAGAGTTAAGGAATAAAAAAGATTTGATCATGGATTTCATTGACAAATACAACAAAGATCAAGAAGTCCATGCGTATTTTCAAGATTACATCCACCAAAAAAGAGAAGAGGAATTCCAAAATATCATAGAAGAAAACCGCTTGAATGAAGAAAAAGCCTATTTATTCATGCAGCATGCCTTTAAAGGGGGCGAAATCAGCTTCAGTGGGACGGAATTCCCTAAAATCATTGAAGAAAAACCCTCCAGATTTGACAAAAATTCGCGCTATCAAGAGGTGAAAGAAAAAGTCGCTGCAAGCCTTTCTCGTTTTTTCCACCGCTTTTTTGATCTCACTAGTTCTATATTTAAGAAAAATGGGGTTAAAAAAGATGAGGTTAAAAAAGATGAGATTAATGAAAAATAG
- the thiM gene encoding hydroxyethylthiazole kinase, translating to MLKELRQKRPLVHNITNYVVAQFVANGLLALGASPLMSDAIAEMQDLAKISDALAINIGTLNERTILCAKEAIKHYKALNKPIVLDPVGCCASALRHDTSLELLKSGGISVLRGNATELGSLVGISCESKGLDSHCATTPIEIVKLAAQKYSVIAVMTGKTDYVSDGKKVFSITGGSEYLALITGAGCLHTAACASFLSLKKDPLDSMAQFCTLYKQAAFNAQKKVLENNGSNGSFLFYFLDALSLPIKLENSLIKEEL from the coding sequence ATGTTAAAAGAATTACGCCAAAAACGCCCTTTAGTGCATAATATCACCAATTATGTGGTGGCGCAATTTGTGGCTAATGGTTTATTAGCTTTAGGGGCATCGCCTTTAATGAGTGATGCGATTGCTGAAATGCAAGATTTGGCAAAAATTTCTGACGCGCTCGCTATCAATATCGGCACTCTCAATGAACGCACCATTTTATGCGCTAAAGAGGCTATCAAACATTATAAGGCTTTGAATAAACCCATTGTGTTAGATCCTGTGGGGTGCTGTGCGAGTGCTTTACGCCATGACACAAGTTTAGAGCTTTTGAAAAGTGGTGGGATTAGCGTTCTTAGGGGTAATGCTACAGAATTAGGCTCTTTAGTGGGTATTTCGTGCGAAAGTAAGGGGCTAGATTCTCATTGTGCCACCACACCTATAGAAATAGTCAAACTAGCGGCTCAAAAATATTCTGTGATAGCGGTAATGACGGGTAAAACAGATTATGTGAGCGATGGGAAAAAAGTTTTTAGCATTACTGGGGGGAGCGAGTATTTAGCGCTCATTACTGGGGCTGGGTGTTTGCACACAGCAGCGTGCGCGAGCTTTTTAAGTTTGAAAAAAGACCCCTTAGATTCTATGGCGCAATTTTGCACGCTCTATAAACAAGCCGCTTTTAACGCGCAAAAAAAGGTGTTAGAAAATAACGGCTCTAATGGTTCGTTTTTGTTTTATTTTTTAGACGCTCTAAGTTTGCCCATAAAGTTAGAAAATAGCCTTATTAAGGAGGAGTTGTGA
- the thiD gene encoding bifunctional hydroxymethylpyrimidine kinase/phosphomethylpyrimidine kinase, which yields MKIYPQVLSIAGSDSGGGAGIQADLKAFQTLGVFGTSVITCITAQNTQGVHGVYPLSVESVEAQILAIRDDFSIKAFKMGALCNNQIIECVADTLETCGFGWCVLDPVMVAKNGALLLEEEAILSLKKRLLPKTHLLTPNLPEVYALTGVQVRDDKSASKAMGVLRDLGVKNAVIKGGHTERFQGEFSNDWVFLEDAEFILNAKRFNTKNTHGTGCVLSSLIVGLLAQGLDLKNAITKAKELLTIIIQNPLNIGHGHGPLNLWSVKNLV from the coding sequence GTGAAAATTTATCCGCAAGTTCTAAGCATTGCTGGCAGCGATAGCGGTGGGGGCGCTGGGATACAAGCCGATTTGAAAGCATTCCAAACTTTGGGCGTGTTTGGGACAAGCGTGATCACTTGCATCACCGCGCAAAACACACAGGGCGTGCATGGGGTTTATCCGTTGAGCGTTGAGAGCGTGGAAGCACAAATTTTAGCCATTAGAGATGATTTTTCTATCAAAGCGTTCAAAATGGGAGCGTTATGCAATAATCAAATCATTGAATGCGTAGCGGACACTTTAGAAACTTGCGGTTTTGGGTGGTGCGTTTTAGATCCGGTGATGGTGGCAAAGAATGGGGCTTTGCTTTTAGAAGAAGAGGCGATTTTAAGCTTAAAAAAACGCCTTTTACCTAAAACCCATTTACTAACCCCTAACCTCCCTGAAGTTTATGCGCTCACAGGCGTTCAAGTGCGAGATGATAAAAGCGCTTCAAAAGCGATGGGCGTTTTAAGGGATTTAGGCGTTAAAAACGCTGTGATTAAAGGGGGGCATACAGAGCGTTTTCAAGGGGAATTTAGCAACGATTGGGTGTTTTTAGAAGACGCTGAATTTATCCTAAACGCCAAGCGCTTTAACACGAAAAACACGCATGGCACGGGCTGTGTTCTGTCTAGCTTGATTGTGGGCTTACTCGCTCAAGGGCTGGATTTAAAAAACGCTATCACAAAGGCTAAAGAGCTTTTAACCATCATCATTCAAAACCCTTTAAACATTGGGCATGGGCATGGGCCTTTGAATTTATGGAGCGTTAAAAATCTTGTTTGA
- the thiE gene encoding thiamine phosphate synthase yields the protein MFDANCLKLMFVAGSQDFYHIKGGKNDRINALLETLELALQSKITAFQFRQKGDLALQDPVEIKRLALECQKLCQKYGAPFIVNDEVQLALELKADGVHVGQEDMAIEEVVTLCKKHQFIGLSVNTLEQALKARHLDGVAYLGVGPIFPTPSKKDAKEVVGVELLKKIHDSGVKKPLVAIGGITTDNASKLQKFSGIAVISAITQAKDKALAVGKLLNNA from the coding sequence TTGTTTGATGCGAATTGTTTGAAACTCATGTTTGTGGCTGGTTCGCAAGACTTCTACCACATAAAGGGCGGCAAAAACGATAGGATAAACGCGCTTTTAGAGACTTTAGAATTAGCTTTACAATCTAAAATCACAGCGTTTCAATTCCGCCAAAAAGGCGATTTAGCATTACAAGATCCTGTTGAAATCAAACGATTAGCCCTAGAGTGTCAAAAATTATGCCAAAAATACGGCGCGCCTTTTATTGTCAATGATGAAGTGCAACTCGCGCTAGAATTAAAGGCTGATGGCGTGCATGTGGGGCAAGAAGACATGGCTATAGAAGAGGTAGTAACTTTATGCAAAAAGCACCAATTTATAGGTTTGAGCGTCAATACTTTAGAGCAAGCCCTAAAAGCGCGCCATTTAGATGGCGTAGCCTATTTAGGGGTAGGCCCTATTTTCCCCACACCATCTAAAAAAGACGCTAAAGAAGTTGTAGGCGTAGAGCTTTTAAAAAAAATACACGATAGCGGGGTAAAAAAACCCCTTGTAGCGATTGGGGGCATCACGACAGATAACGCTTCAAAATTGCAAAAATTCAGCGGTATCGCCGTCATTAGTGCGATCACGCAAGCCAAAGATAAAGCCTTAGCGGTTGGAAAACTTTTAAACAATGCGTGA
- the coaBC gene encoding bifunctional phosphopantothenoylcysteine decarboxylase/phosphopantothenate--cysteine ligase CoaBC, giving the protein MNFLEDLFYPLRLLENKRVLLLVSGSIAAYKSLELTRLLFKSGASIQVVMSKGAKKFIKPLSFEALSHHKVLHDRNEKWYYNHQNALHHNHIACAASADLLIFAPLSANSLSKIAHALADNTISATFLACTSPKILAPSMNTNMLNSPITQSNLKRLKDSNHIILDTQNGLLACDTKGDGAMAEPLEILFKAAQTLLKDAYFENREVIVMGGASVEKIDSVRTISNLSSGIQASALALALYFKGAKVTLIASNFPTPLPKEIKSVLVSDTASYENALNSAANNLQKHALKPLFFNLAAISDYVPKTSFNYKLKKSELGETLNIECVQNKDLLASVNPNQFVKIGFKAEDDQQNAIKNAQNLLKLSQDNGKDCSMAALNLIKDSRPFGSLENELWLFSHQKTQKIPSMNKLEASFKILDFIKDNAL; this is encoded by the coding sequence ATGAATTTTTTAGAAGATTTGTTTTACCCCTTAAGATTGTTAGAAAACAAGCGCGTTTTATTGCTCGTGAGCGGCTCTATTGCAGCGTATAAATCCCTAGAATTAACGCGTTTGTTGTTTAAAAGCGGGGCTAGTATCCAAGTGGTGATGAGTAAGGGCGCAAAAAAATTCATCAAACCCTTAAGTTTTGAAGCTTTGAGCCACCATAAAGTCTTGCATGATCGTAATGAAAAATGGTATTACAACCACCAAAACGCCTTGCACCATAACCACATCGCATGCGCTGCTAGCGCTGATTTACTCATCTTTGCCCCTTTAAGCGCTAACAGCTTGTCTAAAATCGCTCACGCTTTAGCGGATAATACCATCAGCGCGACTTTTTTAGCTTGCACTTCCCCTAAAATCCTAGCCCCCAGCATGAACACCAACATGCTCAATTCCCCTATCACTCAAAGTAATTTAAAACGCTTGAAAGATTCCAACCACATTATTTTAGACACGCAAAACGGCCTTTTAGCATGCGACACTAAAGGCGATGGAGCGATGGCTGAGCCTTTAGAAATCCTTTTTAAAGCCGCTCAAACGCTCCTAAAAGACGCTTATTTTGAAAACAGAGAAGTCATAGTCATGGGCGGGGCGAGCGTGGAAAAGATTGACAGCGTTCGAACGATCAGTAATCTTTCTAGCGGGATTCAAGCGAGCGCTTTAGCTTTGGCGTTGTATTTTAAGGGAGCCAAAGTAACCTTGATTGCATCAAACTTCCCTACCCCCTTGCCTAAAGAAATCAAAAGCGTTTTAGTCAGCGACACCGCTTCTTATGAAAACGCCCTGAATAGCGCCGCTAACAACCTGCAAAAACATGCCTTAAAACCCCTGTTCTTCAATTTAGCTGCCATTAGCGATTATGTGCCTAAAACTTCTTTTAATTATAAGCTTAAAAAAAGCGAACTGGGCGAAACCTTAAACATTGAATGCGTTCAAAATAAGGATTTACTGGCTTCTGTCAATCCTAATCAATTCGTTAAAATCGGTTTTAAAGCTGAAGACGATCAACAAAACGCCATCAAAAACGCTCAAAATCTTTTAAAACTTTCTCAAGATAACGGCAAGGATTGCTCCATGGCCGCTTTGAATCTCATTAAAGATTCACGCCCTTTTGGCTCATTAGAGAATGAATTGTGGCTTTTTAGCCATCAAAAAACCCAAAAAATCCCTTCTATGAACAAATTAGAAGCGAGCTTTAAAATCCTTGATTTTATCAAAGACAACGCCCTTTAA
- the pseB gene encoding UDP-N-acetylglucosamine 4,6-dehydratase (inverting) → MLDNQTILITGGTGSFGKCFIRKVLDTTNAKKIIVYSRDELKQSEMAMEFNDPRMRFFIGDVRDLERLNYALEGVDICIHAAALKHVPIAEYNPLECIKTNIMGASNVINACLKNEVSQVIALSTDKAANPINLYGATKLCSDKLFVSANNFKGSSQTQFGVVRYGNVVGSRGSVVPFFKKLVQNKAGEIPITDIRMTRFWITLDEGVSFVLKSLKRMHGGEIFVPKIPSMKMTDLAKALAPNTPTKIIGIRPGEKLHEVMIPKDESHLALEFEDFFIIQPTISFQTPKDYTLTKLHEKGQKVAPDFEYSSHTNSKWLEPDDLLKLL, encoded by the coding sequence ATGTTGGATAACCAAACGATTTTAATCACCGGAGGCACTGGGAGTTTTGGCAAATGCTTTATTCGTAAAGTTTTAGACACCACCAACGCTAAAAAAATCATCGTTTATAGCCGAGATGAATTGAAACAAAGCGAAATGGCCATGGAATTTAACGATCCTAGGATGCGTTTTTTTATCGGCGATGTCAGGGATTTAGAACGCTTGAATTACGCTTTAGAGGGCGTGGATATTTGTATCCATGCGGCCGCACTCAAGCATGTGCCTATCGCTGAATACAACCCCCTAGAATGCATTAAAACCAATATCATGGGCGCGAGCAATGTGATTAACGCATGCTTAAAAAATGAAGTGAGCCAGGTCATCGCCCTAAGTACCGATAAAGCCGCTAACCCCATTAACCTCTACGGCGCGACGAAATTGTGCAGCGATAAGCTCTTTGTGAGCGCGAATAACTTTAAAGGCTCTTCTCAAACGCAATTTGGCGTGGTGCGTTATGGTAATGTGGTGGGGAGTCGTGGGAGCGTGGTGCCGTTTTTTAAAAAATTAGTCCAAAACAAAGCGGGTGAAATCCCCATTACCGATATCCGCATGACACGATTTTGGATCACCTTAGATGAGGGGGTTTCTTTTGTGCTTAAAAGCTTGAAAAGAATGCATGGGGGTGAAATTTTTGTGCCTAAAATCCCTAGCATGAAAATGACTGATCTCGCTAAAGCCCTAGCCCCCAATACCCCTACTAAAATCATCGGCATTCGCCCGGGCGAAAAACTCCATGAAGTGATGATCCCTAAAGATGAAAGCCATTTAGCCCTAGAATTTGAAGATTTTTTCATCATTCAGCCCACTATAAGCTTCCAAACGCCTAAAGATTACACGCTCACCAAACTCCACGAAAAAGGCCAAAAAGTCGCCCCCGATTTTGAATACAGCAGCCATACTAACAGCAAATGGCTAGAGCCTGATGATTTATTGAAATTATTATGA
- a CDS encoding OmpP1/FadL family transporter, protein MKNFSPLCCFKKLKKRHLIALSLPLLSYANGFKIQEQSLNGTALGSAYVAGARGADASFYNPANMGFTNDWGENRSEFEMTTTVINIPAFSFRVPTTNQGLYSVTSLEIDKSQQNILGIINTIGLGNILKALGNTAATNGLSQAINRVQGLMNLTNQKVVTLASSPDTQIVNGWTGTTNFVLPKFFYKTRTHNGFTFGGSFTAPSGLGMKWNGKGGEFLHDVFIMMVELAPSMSYTINKRFSVGVGLRGLYATGSFNNTVYVPLEGASVLSVEQILNLPNNVFADQVPSNMMTLLGNIGYQPALNCQKAGGDMSDQSCQEFYNGLKKIMGYSGLVKASANLYGTTQVVQKSNGQGVSGGYRVGSSLRIFDHGMFSVVYNSSVTFNMKGGLVAITELGPSLGSVLTKGSLNINVSLPQTLSLAYAHQFFKDHLRIEGVFERTFWSQGNKFLVTPDFANATYKGLSGTVASLDSETLKKMVGLANFKSVMNMGAGWRDTNTFRLGVTYMGKSLRLMGAIDYDQAPSPQDAIGIPDSNGYTVAFGTKYNFRGFDLGVAGSFTFKSNRSSLYQSPTIGQLRIFSASLGYRW, encoded by the coding sequence ATGAAAAACTTTTCCCCACTTTGTTGTTTTAAAAAGCTCAAAAAACGCCATTTAATCGCTTTGAGCCTGCCCTTGCTTTCTTATGCCAATGGTTTTAAAATCCAAGAGCAAAGCCTGAATGGCACGGCTTTAGGCTCGGCGTATGTCGCTGGGGCTAGGGGGGCTGACGCTTCCTTTTATAACCCGGCGAATATGGGCTTTACTAACGATTGGGGTGAAAACAGAAGCGAATTTGAAATGACCACCACCGTGATTAATATCCCGGCCTTTAGCTTTAGAGTCCCTACGACTAATCAAGGCTTGTATTCGGTTACGAGCTTAGAAATTGATAAAAGCCAACAAAATATTTTAGGCATCATCAACACTATAGGGCTTGGCAATATCCTTAAAGCGCTTGGCAATACGGCCGCTACCAATGGCTTATCACAAGCAATCAATCGGGTTCAAGGGCTTATGAATCTAACCAATCAAAAAGTCGTAACCCTCGCTTCATCGCCTGACACTCAAATCGTGAATGGCTGGACGGGAACGACTAATTTTGTTTTACCCAAATTCTTTTATAAAACGCGCACGCATAACGGCTTCACTTTTGGGGGGAGTTTTACCGCTCCTAGCGGACTAGGCATGAAATGGAATGGTAAAGGGGGGGAATTTTTGCATGATGTGTTTATCATGATGGTAGAGCTTGCCCCTAGCATGAGCTATACTATCAATAAGCGCTTTTCTGTGGGCGTGGGCTTAAGAGGGCTTTATGCGACCGGGAGCTTTAATAACACCGTTTATGTGCCTTTAGAGGGTGCTTCGGTTTTGAGCGTGGAACAGATTTTAAATTTACCCAACAATGTTTTTGCCGATCAAGTGCCAAGCAACATGATGACTTTATTAGGCAATATTGGCTACCAACCGGCGCTTAATTGCCAAAAAGCCGGTGGGGATATGAGCGATCAAAGCTGTCAAGAGTTTTATAACGGCTTGAAAAAAATCATGGGCTATAGCGGCTTGGTGAAAGCGAGCGCGAATCTTTATGGCACGACTCAAGTCGTGCAAAAATCTAACGGGCAAGGCGTATCGGGGGGCTATAGAGTGGGTTCGAGTTTGCGTATCTTTGATCATGGCATGTTTTCTGTGGTGTATAATTCCTCAGTTACATTCAATATGAAAGGCGGTCTAGTAGCTATCACAGAGCTTGGCCCTTCTTTAGGGAGCGTTTTGACTAAAGGCAGCTTGAATATCAATGTTTCACTCCCCCAAACCCTAAGCCTAGCCTACGCCCACCAATTTTTTAAAGACCATTTAAGAATAGAGGGGGTGTTTGAGCGCACCTTTTGGAGTCAAGGGAATAAATTTTTAGTAACCCCTGATTTTGCGAACGCCACTTACAAGGGCTTAAGCGGAACAGTGGCTTCACTAGACTCTGAGACGCTTAAAAAAATGGTAGGCTTAGCGAATTTTAAAAGCGTGATGAACATGGGGGCTGGCTGGAGGGACACCAACACCTTTAGATTAGGGGTAACTTACATGGGTAAAAGCTTGCGTTTGATGGGCGCTATTGATTATGATCAAGCCCCAAGCCCCCAAGATGCGATAGGCATTCCGGACTCTAATGGCTATACCGTGGCTTTTGGGACGAAATACAATTTTAGGGGATTTGATTTGGGCGTGGCGGGGAGTTTCACTTTTAAAAGCAACCGCTCCAGTTTGTATCAATCCCCAACCATTGGGCAATTGAGAATCTTTAGCGCTTCCTTAGGCTATCGCTGGTAA
- a CDS encoding LPP20 family lipoprotein — MRLHTAFFGINSLLVAALLISGCSLFKKRNTNAQLIPPSANGLQAPIYPPTNFTPRKSIQPLPSPRLENNDQPIISSNPTNAIPNTPILTPNNVIELNAVGMGVAPESTISPSQALALAKRAAIVDGYRQLGEKMYGIRVNAQDTVKDMVLQNSVIKTRVNALIRNAEITETIYKDGLCQVSMELKLDGRIWYRILSGARG, encoded by the coding sequence ATGCGTTTGCACACTGCCTTTTTTGGTATTAATTCATTGCTTGTTGCCGCTCTTTTGATAAGTGGTTGCAGTCTTTTTAAAAAGCGTAACACTAACGCTCAGCTAATCCCCCCTTCGGCTAACGGCTTGCAAGCCCCCATTTATCCCCCAACCAATTTCACCCCAAGAAAGAGCATTCAGCCTCTCCCAAGCCCTCGCCTTGAGAATAACGATCAGCCCATCATTAGCTCTAATCCCACTAACGCTATCCCTAACACCCCCATTCTCACGCCTAATAATGTCATTGAATTGAACGCAGTGGGCATGGGTGTGGCCCCAGAATCCACCATTTCGCCCTCTCAAGCCCTAGCTTTGGCCAAGCGAGCGGCTATTGTTGATGGCTACCGCCAATTGGGTGAAAAAATGTATGGTATTAGGGTGAACGCTCAAGACACCGTCAAAGACATGGTTTTACAAAATTCCGTGATTAAAACCAGAGTCAATGCCCTCATTCGTAATGCTGAAATCACTGAAACCATCTATAAAGACGGCTTGTGTCAAGTCAGCATGGAGCTTAAATTAGACGGCAGGATTTGGTATCGTATTTTGAGCGGAGCGAGAGGATAG